ATTAACATGAAAAAGGTTTTAAAGTTCCTTCATGACACAGGATTATATACAAAATTATAGAGTTACTGTTAAAActagtgaactgaattgtatcaaAATGTAACACACTTTCCaaacgacacgaatgcaccctttTGGTGtcaagtgtcgaaaataaacaaacaaacaaacattattattattattattattattattattattattattattattattattattattattattattattattattattaaaactATTATGCGTCTATTTcgaggggcccaaatagccgtagcggtaaacgcgcagctattcagcaagaccaagctgagggtcgtgggttcgaatcccaccggtcgaggatcttttcgggttggaaattttctcgacttcccagggcatagagtatcttcgtacctgccacatgatatacgcatgcaaaaatggtcattggcatagtaagctctcagttaataactgtggaactgctcataagaacactaagctgagaagcaggctctgtcccagtggggacgtaacgccagaaaagaagaagaagaatgcgtCTATTTCACAGGTTCTCCAGATTTTTATCTCAGATTCCTCGAGAAAGAGCTTAAGGAattctgatgtttttttttcaagatttcttcttGCATAGTTTCAGATGCTCCTTTAGagatccctccagaaattcctcttcaGATTCCTTTACCAATTATCCAAGGAAATCTTCCAGCGGTGTTTCAAGGGGTGCTTAGaggaattacttcagaatttAAAACAGCAAATCCAGGAACACTCCGATGCTTCAGTTATTTCCACAAGGATTATGTTGAAAGTAGCTCTCAGTAAtacctccagatatttctctttCATGGTTTGCCCCAGTTGTTACTTTAGGAGATTGTCctaagatttctacaggagTTTTACCAGGAAAATCCAGAAAGGTTCATTCCCaagtatttgaaaaatgttgttcAGGGCAGATCTACAAAATATCCGACGCCTATTTTTCTAGTTATCCTTCTTGGCGTTTTCGTATGAATTCCTAAAACAACTCATCCACATTTACCCAGGAATTGCTGTAGTTCATTCAAGGTTTAATCCTGTTCCAGttctttcaaacaatttctcgaGTAACTTCTCAAATAAAATCATACTAGAtatttccagaaattatttcagatttcacACCAGATAATACTTCTGAAATCATTCAAATAATTCCTCCGATATCTTCTACACAAATTTATTCAGGGAATCCGTTTGATagtcttcaaggatttcctgtaGTATAGCAAATAGCAATTAGTTTTAGAAATCCTTCAAGACATCCTCAAGATTCGAGTAGTTCATACACACAACCTTCTTGGAGTAAGTCAAGGGTTACCGAAGAACTCAATCAggtttcatcagatgttacttggggatttcctggaaaaaatcctgaaggaatcttaaagaaatcttgaacgacaattttgtgaaaattctgACAAATGTCTGGGAAAAATACTTCTTGCCAATGTTCTAAACGAGAATCTTGGAGGAAGTTATATAAAAAGAGTGGtagaataattgaataaattcttgGATCATTTGAgagtttcttggaaaattttaaatgtatttttgatagaattcctgataaaatctctgaGATAATTTCTGTAACTATCTTTGACAGATTTTATGATTTCCTAAAACgaaacttttggaagaattctttggaaaatccGTAAAAATTACGaaatgaactcctgaaggaatcttaagAGGAAACTCTTTGAGAAAATACCTGAATCAATTCATGGAGAAAATAATGTAGAAATAtatacagtaatacttgtcgtaatttcataaataaataatatcttTTAAATATAGAGTAACATCTGGTTCCTATTAGGGTTCTTCTTGTTACCTTGGTTTCTTATTTTTCcctttttgatttttgtctattcacttttaggTCTATTTCCCAGGCaagaggtctctaaagttcccATTTTCAAGACACTTAGCCACTACTAGCCCTGTTAAGgaaaaaacttattatgaatGTACTGTCGTGAATCACAAATCAGTCTCatatgtaaaaagtaggcactgatAAATAGTACTGAGaagtttttttgagtttttgccTAATTTAACAGAAAAGTCGTGTTGTTTTATTAGTGCAACTGAAAGGTTATTTTAAGATATGTAGAAAACTGATATCTACTGAATTTGACTAGCGAATTATGGTGCAAACTGGATATCACCGATCTATAAACTTCCGTGCTAATTGTAAAACCTCTTAACAAGCTAAAGTTTCTTGATAAATGGTTCAACGTGCAGAAGGTCCTACAAACTACTCgcttgaatttcttcaacaattctgcAAGCATTTTTGGTATTTTCGACAAGAATCTCAAAATATACTCTatttttaggggcccagatagccgcaaCGGTAAACAagtagcaagaccaagctgagggtcgtgaatTCGAAAcccaccggttgaggatcttttcgtaaagaaaaattCTCGACTAccctgtgcatagagtatcttcgcacctgtcacacgatatatgcatgcaaaaatgatcaattttgcaaagtaagctctctgctaataactgtggaagtgctcataagaacagctgAGATGTAGAATTTGTCCCCGTTGGGACGtaaggagaaaatttgaaaaatatactcTAATTTTTAGGAATcaattttctaagaattcatcATCTTGCCGAACTGTTTACGATAATTTAGCAAATAACTTCTACAAAGTGTGCTTGGCGAGTTCTATTGGAATTGATCAACAAATCGTCAACAGCTGCTTCCAGGAATGCCTTTTTAAAATCAAGAGCATCATCAGCCACcgggggccagatagccgtagcggtaaacgcgcagctattcagcatgaccatgctgagggtcgtgggttcgaatcccgctggtcgaggatcttttcgtaatggtaattctctcgattcccagggcatagagtatcttcgtacctgccacacgatatacacatgcaaaaatggtcaatcggcaaagaaagctctcagttaaaaactgtgagagtgctcataagaacactaatctgagaagcaggctttgtcccagttgggacgtaacgccagaaagagagCGAGACTTAGTTTGAAAGCAGAAGTTCATGAACCTGATAACTAAATCTAATACCTTCTAACAATTATCACAAGACTGCTGAAGACCCCTTAAAAATCAATTCCGTTcttattattttattgttatctTACACAATTTCTTATAAGAATTGAAGTAAACTTCAAACCATACTACACATACCAGTTATCTGTACCGGTTGTCGCAATTCAAATATGTGTATTATGCTATGTGAAGTACGGAATACAACAGTACCCTAACACATTGAGAATTTGTTTTCATTCCAGCACTTAACACATCCTTGGCCACCTCAGAGCCACATGGATAGAAGAGAGACCAGTCCATCAGAGATGATCGCGTTAGGCTGTGTACCTACATTCATCGCCACTAGCCTGAAATGCCCCAATGCCTCAAGCCCGAATACCAGTAGCCTGAATGGTGAACATAGTCTTCTAGTTTCCaagaaacaatattttaaattgaccGCGCACCTATCCAGCGAGACCAAGCAAGCCGGTCGAGCAcctttcgtaaaggaaattttctcgacttcccagggcataccctcatttaataactgtagaagtgctcataataaaACTAAACAGAGAAGTCGGCTCTTTCCAAGATAAGCTCTCTAACTTACCAGCATTTTGAGATATAAGATTTTGAAGTATTTGATATTTACTAGCGCCTCCTCCAGGCAACTTTACAAAAACTCGAGTGTTGATTTTATACTGAGAATATAAATTACATCACAACGTCACAACCATGGATATATTGCTCTGTTTTGACTtagtttgattgaaaatttggtAAACGATTTCTAATGTAATTATAGAAAGAAAAAGAACTAGTTGGGCATGCAGTTAAATTTTAAGTTGGAACTAAAGCTCCATATTATTCGTTTATTTCAATTTGTTTGatctattttgaaatttcacgtCTTTGTTATATTTTCACAATAGCAGTATATGTCTAAGCTCTTCAACAAAATCACTGAATCAGAGACCTCTGCCCCTAAAAAACTGTGTCATTTTTGAACCGGTCTAACCCCTGGAATCACTGTAGTGTATGAATGCAACTTTTATGGTTGTATGTCAACGGCAAGCTATCGCTTCTCTTCACTTATAGATGGTAGAGGTACCCGCACAATCAATTTAGACGCTCAACGAGTGCGCACATGGTTTCAGAGGACTTAAATTGAAGTGTCTTCCTTTGGGAGCAGTCATAATCCATTTCAACGCCCTACGATCAGTGTTAGTTAACGAGAAGAGTGCATAGTTCCGTGAAGTGATAGTGTGAATCTCGCATCAAGAGTGAGTAATAATCTACAGTGATTGAGTGTGATTAGGAATTGTTCAGAAGAACGAAATCCTGAAAAGATAAACTAACGAGCATGAGTGCTACCTTGAAGAATGTCCTTGTGGTTGGTGGTGGAGGTCGTGAACATGCCATGTGCTGGAAGCTGGTCCAGAGCCCGAAGGTGGCCAAGTTGTATGCGCTGCCCGGCAGTCCAGGTATCGGCCAGTTGGAGAAAGTGACCCTCGTCAGCGATATCAGTGTGAAGAATCTCGACGTTAGTATTGGAAACATGAGCCACCGGCAACTAACCCTTTAGGTCCCACTGTTTGAAACCTGTTTGTTCTAATTGGAAAATAAAAGGAAGTGTTAACGAAATTGTAGGACGAGGAAAATATGTTTGTTCCCATATACGTGCATACGAGCTAAAGGGTTCAACGGATGGTGACCTTTGATAATGCTGAGTGCTGTTATTGACCAAGTGCGATCATTGGTTTCTCTTGTTTTTGTCGTTAGGCGATAGTTGCATGGTGCAAGAGCAACGCAATCGATCTGGTCGCGGTGGGACCGGAGGACCCGCTTGCCCAGGGAATTGGAGATAAGCTCCAGGCGGCTGGGATCAAGTGCTTCGGGCCGAGCCTTAAGGGTGCTCAGATCGAGGCGGATAAGAACTGGTCCAAGGACTTCATGCACCGGCATGGAATCCCGACGGCGCGGTATTCTTCGTTCACCAAGGCGGACGATGCGAAGGCGTTCATTAGAAGGTACGTATAGAAGGACGGGGCAAGTTTGAGATTTTTTACTATCTGTAAAACTAGGTTTAACGCCCaactttcaaaattcataaagaaCTTACAAGGGAATAGTTAGGGTATCATTAAAACTAGACAATACTTTTACTATACACACTTATTACGGTCTTATGTTAAATCCGAGTAGATTTGGTAATCTAATGTattatcaaaattatacgaaataaaATCTGTTTCAAATCAGCCGTAGGCTGAGTTTCTTAAATAAGGTTAATAtgtaacaataaatcaaatgatgttATTAAATACATATTGATAACATGACTTGATTTGCTTTTTTTTACAAGTTGATTATAATTTAACAGTATAACTTAAAACGTAAATATACCTTATTATATTCAAACGGTGATATTTGTTATTGCTAAAcggtaatcttttttttttgtttgcggtTAACAATGTTAGCAAGCAAACAATGTCTCTGATGCAATGAAACATTCACTTATGCCACAAAGCGATCTACATTATGtcgattcaaatttaaaaaatgttcgaaaTCCAATCTCctatatgctccttaccatccttaccataaaaatagtgttctgtgaaattttcagcttttgttttacagaagttatgtcggtcgcaataattaCGATTTATGTATTTTCGTACTTTGCATtgatttgtattgaatttatttgtttttttttgtgattttttttttcaaagcgcTCTACTTctttgatatttgtaaatttctattTTTACTACGgaataaacgcatgtcagtcccacgattgctggatttcctattcacatgggacaattatgcgtttatggacAGTATATGTATTAATTCTTTATTTATTCCAGTAAAATAAATCTTCACGAAATCCTCTAAAGAACTAATGAGGAATATCCCTTTTAATTTTTCCATGAACTTTTCAGGTATgatattcaaccatgtgcttttgagagattcctctgagaattcgtaCGGTGATTTTCTtatgaattgggtcctaaaatttttaatgaaatcttgtttttatttaataacacgaaagagcaagtttctgcaactattttagcatttttttcccgcttaaataacggctatatcatgtttaaactttaatttaaaaattgagtccataaatgaaccttgacacttttgatcatgtttgacgttcgcttagtcgacaaaaacaccacagggcttttagttttaacactggggttgttcctatctgacatttcggaagggacacggaaaacaaaatatacccaaaatttgagtttaagccaagaggtgtgacaaaatctgaagaaatataaaaaaaaatattttttggacttaaaccaaccgaaaacattaaaaattgagtaaacatgtgtttttggactgaacttaagcgtttggcactaaaattgggacagggctttaggaccctattacttCCGTACCTTTTTAGTGTTTACACTaagaactcctttaccagtTATCAtcgagttcctcctgggattccatcggaaaatCATTCCCGGGATTAGTAGTTATTATTCAACCAATTTTCTCTGCAGTTTCGTAGACTTTCTGATctcactagattttttttcggaaaacatGTATCTAATTGCTTAAAAAAAGTCTTGAAAAATTTCGCCAGAGAATGCTTTAGAAAatcttttaaacatttctccaggAAGGCACTCTACGTACTGTTAACATATTAATTCTAGTTGTTAGGTTCAAATATCATCCAGGTGTTccttaataatttgtttaggatttttttggaagagGGTTCCTCTTATACATAGTACAAAAATTTCAGAGTCTCACCTGAATTGGTTTTCAAATCACTAAACAAGGAATCTTCCTACAAATTCTTCAAGCAGTTCACCAtcagttttttcaactttgccTTTGAGGCTTTTCTTaaagtttctcttcagattccattagcattagcattaagcatttcgca
The sequence above is drawn from the Aedes aegypti strain LVP_AGWG unplaced genomic scaffold, AaegL5.0 Primary Assembly AGWG_AaegL5_hic_scaff_1369_1232_PBJ_arrow, whole genome shotgun sequence genome and encodes:
- the LOC110680429 gene encoding trifunctional purine biosynthetic protein adenosine-3-like; translation: MSATLKNVLVVGGGGREHAMCWKLVQSPKVAKLYALPGSPGIGQLEKVTLVSDISVKNLDAIVAWCKSNAIDLVAVGPEDPLAQGIGDKLQAAGIKCFGPSLKGAQIEADKNWSKDFMHRHGIPTARYSSFTKADDAKAFIRRYV